The Nicotiana tabacum cultivar K326 chromosome 14, ASM71507v2, whole genome shotgun sequence genome contains a region encoding:
- the LOC107823597 gene encoding peroxidase 72-like — protein MAKSVSFFMVISLLAFAPICFCSKSNYYGYLYPQFYDWSCPQAKEIVKSVVAKAVAREARMAASLLRLHFHDCFVKGCDASLLLDSSGTLISEKISNTNRNSARGFEVIDEIKSALEKECPQTVSCADILALAARDSTVLAGGPNWEVPLGRRDSRDASLSGSNNNIPAPNNTFNTILTKFKLKGLDLVDLVALSGKNHCSTFT, from the exons ATGGCCAAATCCGTGAGCTTCTTTATGGTCATATCTCTTCTTGCTTTTGCACCAATATGTTTCTGTAGCAAGTCCAATTATTATGGTTACTTATATCCACAATTTTACGACTGGTCATGCCCACAAGCTAAAGAAATAGTCAAGTCTGTTGTTGCTAAAGCCGTAGCCAGAGAAGCCCGAATGGCTGCCTCTTTGCTCAGGCTCCATTTCCACGATTGTTTTGTTAAG GGGTGTGATGCATCACTATTACTGGACAGCAGTGGAACCCTAATAAGTGAAAAAATATCAAACACCAACAGGAATTCAGCTCGTGGATTTGAAGTAATTGATGAGATTAAATCTGCACTTGAAAAAGAGTGCCCTCAAACTGTCTCTTGTGCTGATATCTTGGCACTTGCTGCAAGGGATTCTACAGTTTTA GCTGGTGGACCAAATTGGGAGGTTCCATTGGGAAGAAGAGACTCAAGAGATGCTAGTTTAAGTGGCTCCAACAATAACATTCCTGCTCCAAATAACACTTTTAATACCATTCTTACAAAATTCAAGCTAAAAGGACTTGATCTTGTTGACCTTGTCGCTTTATCCGGTAAAAACCATTGCTCAACTTTTACCTAG